The sequence below is a genomic window from Microcoleus sp. bin38.metabat.b11b12b14.051.
TGTGGTATATCAGGTCAAGACGGAGCTTATTTAGCAAAACTGCTGCTCGATCGGGGTTATGAAGTTTGCGGCACCTCCAGAGACGCCCAAATGTCGAGTTTCCGAAACCTAGCTCGTTTGGAAATCCGAGACAAAGTAAAATTAGAGTCAATGTCTCTCAACGATTTTCGCAGCGTCTTGCAAGTATTGGCAAAAATTGCACCAGACGAAGTGTACAATCTCGCGGGTCAAAGTTC
It includes:
- a CDS encoding GDP-mannose 4,6-dehydratase, with product MKKALICGISGQDGAYLAKLLLDRGYEVCGTSRDAQMSSFRNLARLEIRDKVKLESMSLNDFRSVLQVLAKIAPDEVYNLAGQSS